In Candidatus Thermoplasmatota archaeon, the sequence CCGCGCCCGCGCGGGCCTTCTCCTTGAGGAGGGGCAGGTAGTACCCCATGCGGACGCCCGAGAATTCGGTGCCCATCTCGAGGATCTCGCGCTCCGCGCGCTGGACCATCTCGTACTTGCGGTTGATCACGTTCTTGCGGCCCTTGAGGACGTTGAAGCTCCCGGCCTTGTCGAGACCGTGGGCGTCCCCGTTCGAGCGGAGCTCGGAGCCGAGGAGCTTCTTGTCGTCCTCGATCTTCTTGAGCTTCGCCTGGTAGTCCCGCTCGAACTGGCGCAGGTAGCGCTCGAAGGGGACCGCCTCGTAGCGCTTGGGGCGCTCGGGGATGATCTCCGTGAGCTGCTTCTGGTGCAGGTCGTCGAGCACCGAGTAGATCTTCGTTCGCGGCACGCGGGACACGTTGGCGATGTCCCGGGCCGTGGCAACACCCAGATCCAGGAGCGCGAGGTACGTCCGAGCTTCGTACTCGGTGAGCCCGTACTCCTGCATCTTGTCCAGCCGGTCTTGGTTGATCGGCATGTTTACCTCTCCATTTCCTTGTCTTCTCCAGCAACTCGCCGGCCGAAGCCGGGCCCACCCTGTGAAGGGATGAGAATGATCATTGCCACGTTCCAGCGCCTCCCTGCTGCGTGGCGCGCTCGTTCACCCAGGCGCCGCGGCCCTGGGGCTGCGTGAGGCCGCCTTCGCGGGGCTTCTCGCCGACCCAGATGTCCACGAGGAACGTCTCGTGCTCGTGGTCGCTTGTGCCGACCGGGTGGTTGTAGGCGTTCTCGTCCGTGGCGGACGCGTCGTGCACGACCTTGCCCGCGGGTTTCGCATGGAAGCGGCAGGTGTCGACGAGCGTGACGAAGTTGTACGCGCGCGACCCGTCGGGGTTCGGGACCGAGGGATCGTTCGTGAGCGGATCCTGGCGGATCTCCGTCGCGTACACGTAGAACGGGCCGACGAACGCGCTCGCGTTGAAGCCCGCGCCGTACTCGCCGGCGTCGAGCTTTCCGTCCGTATAGGACGGGCCGCGGACGGTCGTTCCGCCCGTGTCGAGGTCGACGTCCGGCTCCGTTGTCAAGAAGTATTGGTACTCCGTCGTCGTCCAGACGTGCTCGTGGACCGGGTCCTTGTAGGTGTAGACGACGCCCGTCTTGTTGAGCGTGTGCGCGCGGGGGTCGGGCGCGCCCGACTCCGCGATGTAGACGAAGCGGTTCGGACCGAAGTGCGTCGTATCGAGGAGCACCTGGTCGTTGA encodes:
- a CDS encoding helix-turn-helix domain-containing protein, with the protein product MPINQDRLDKMQEYGLTEYEARTYLALLDLGVATARDIANVSRVPRTKIYSVLDDLHQKQLTEIIPERPKRYEAVPFERYLRQFERDYQAKLKKIEDDKKLLGSELRSNGDAHGLDKAGSFNVLKGRKNVINRKYEMVQRAEREILEMGTEFSGVRMGYYLPLLKEKARAGAALRLLCPVTDANRDNVLEFAQVGEARSTSAKTPGSVILVIDDAEVLICHYVPDDEHLFKGEDVAIWSDDRAIVRDMKNTILAHWEKAEKVGAATKAAATLRKEA